The DNA segment CAGGCCGATCCGGCCTGCTTGAAGCTGCCGTTTGTCAGCGCGATGACCCGGCGGTCGCCGCGGTCCGAGGTCACCGCGGCGGTGCCGTTGAGCGCGATCGACTCCGCGTATCCGGCGTCGAGCGGCTTGATCGTCCCGTCGGCGGCTTGGGCTCCGGCGGCGTTCACCGTCGCCAGTATCGAGAGCAGGGCAGAGGCCAGGAGGCCGCCCCGCGCGAGTCTTGACGAACGCACGAGTTGCTCCATTTCAGTTGATTTGCCCGAGTAGAACCTGGCCTAAGGTAGGGCAGACCATGGAGTCGTGTGTCCGAGTCTGGGGTAATTACCCTCGTTTGTTTTCCATCGGCTCGACGAGCGGTTCCGCGGCGACGGTGGCGAGCAGGCGACGGTCGAAGTACCCGATCTCCACCTGGGTGCCGGGGACGGACAGGGCGGCGGGCAGCCAGGCGAGCGCTATCGGGGCGCCGGCGGTCCAGCCGTACGCGGCGCTGGTCACGTGGCCGACCACGAAGCCGCCGGCGTACACCGGCTCGCCGCCGAGCGGGACCTCGCCGGTGTCTTCGATCCGCAGGCTCGCCAGCCGCCGGTCGGGCAGCGTCGCCGGGCGGGCGCCCGGCCGCACCAGCGCTTCCAACCCCGCCTGGTACGGGTCGTCCTCACCGGTCAGATCCACGCCCCAGGCCCGGCGCCCGTTCTCGATCCGCAGGCTCTCGTACGCCAGCCGCCCGGCCGCGACCAGCCCCGCCTCGCGCCCGGCCTCCCCGATCGTGTCCCAGAGACGCAGGCCGTACTGCGCCTCGGTGTAGATCTCCGCGCCCGGCTCACCGACCGCCGAGAGCGGCAGGACGGTCACCGGGACCATGCCGAGGTAGCCGCCGGACCGCAGCGATCGGAGCAGGTCCGGCGCTCGCGGGCCCCAGACGCCGAGCCCGCAGGTGCCGCCGGTGACGTCCCGGACGGTCACCCCGGCCGGCGCCCGCCGCCTCAGCAGGTCCAGGTCGAGCGGGCCGCCGATGACCAGGAACCGGTCCTCGGCGAGCCGGGCCACCGTGACGTCGCCACGGATGCCGCCGGCCGGGTCCAGCAGCAGCGTGCGCGTCACCCCGTCCTGCGAGACGTCACTGCTGGTGAGGCCGGTGAGGAAGGAAGCCGGTCCGGTCACCTCGATCCGGGTCTGCCCGGTCAGGTCGTAGACGGCCACCCGCTTGCGGGTCTGCCGGGCCTCGGTCTCGGCGATCGGCGACCAGTGCCGCGCCGACCAGTCGTCCCGCGACCGGATCTCCTCCGGGGGCGGGTTCGTCGCGTACCAGAGGGGCAGCTCCCATCCGTCCACCTCGCCGAAGACCGCGCCCAGCTCGGCCTGCCGCGGGTGGAACGGGCTGAGCCGCAGGTTGCGCACCGCCGGCGGATCCTGCGGGTGCACGATGCCGAGCGTGCTCGTGTAGGCGCGGGTCGCCGCCCGGCGCACGTAGGCCGGGGCGAACCGGCCCGGATCGAACCTGTTCAGGTCGCACTCGTGCAGGTCGATGCCGGGATAGCCGTCGACGAGCCACTCGGCGAGGGCCTTCGCCGCGCCGGCCGAGTGGGTCACCGAGACGGCGCCGGCGATCCAGAGGCCGCGCAGCTCCCGGGACTCGCCGAGCAGCGGGAAACCGTCCGCCGTCACCGCGAGGACGCCGTTGAACGCCTCCTCGAGGGCGGTACGCGACAGGCTCGGGATCAGCTCGGCCACCGCCGACCAGGACTGCTTGAAGGTTCCGGAGGTGAACGGCAGCATCGCCGGGCGGTTGTCCTCGGGAACGTCGGCGAGGTCCACCGGGAGAGGCTCGTGCAGATAGGCGCCGACGCCGAGGTGCTCGCCGTAGGCGCGCAGGTAGAGGCCGCGGTCCGGATGACGCAGCACCGGCAGACCGGCGGAGGCGCCGACGGCGGTGGTACGGACGAACTGGTGGGCCATCGGCAGCATCGGCACGGCCACACCGGCCAGCTCACCGACCGCCGGCCCCCAGAACCCGGCGCAGCTGATCACGACGTCGGCCGGGTACGCCGCATCCGCGCTGCGCACCCCGCTGACCTGGTCGCCCTGCCGCAGGACCGCGACGACCCGCTCGTTGCCGATGAACCGGGCGCCCCGGGACGCGGCTCGCGCGGCCTGCGCCTCGGCCGCCCGGACCGGCGCCGCGACACCGTCCGACGGCACGTGCAGCCCACCGAGGATCCGGGCCGGGTCGAGCAGCGGGAAGAGCTCCTTGCAGGCGGCCGGGTCGAGCACCGCGGAGCCGATCCCCCAGGACTGGCCGAACCCGAACCGCCGGTGCAGCTCGGCGAGCCGTTCCGGGGTGGCCGCCACCTCCAGGCTGCCGACCGGCGAGAAGCAGCCCAGCTCGGCGTACTTGTCGGCGGTGTAGCGGGCGAGCCGGGACAGGGTCCGGGACGGGCTGGTCTGCACGATCAGGCCGGCCGAGTGCGAGCTGGAGCCGCCCGTGCTGAAGAGCGGCCCCTGCTCCAGCACGGTGACGTCGGTCCAGCCCTGACCGGTCAGCTCGTCGGCGAGCGCG comes from the Actinoplanes sp. OR16 genome and includes:
- a CDS encoding FAD-dependent oxidoreductase; its protein translation is MPGPKVVVIGAGIVGCALADELTGQGWTDVTVLEQGPLFSTGGSSSHSAGLIVQTSPSRTLSRLARYTADKYAELGCFSPVGSLEVAATPERLAELHRRFGFGQSWGIGSAVLDPAACKELFPLLDPARILGGLHVPSDGVAAPVRAAEAQAARAASRGARFIGNERVVAVLRQGDQVSGVRSADAAYPADVVISCAGFWGPAVGELAGVAVPMLPMAHQFVRTTAVGASAGLPVLRHPDRGLYLRAYGEHLGVGAYLHEPLPVDLADVPEDNRPAMLPFTSGTFKQSWSAVAELIPSLSRTALEEAFNGVLAVTADGFPLLGESRELRGLWIAGAVSVTHSAGAAKALAEWLVDGYPGIDLHECDLNRFDPGRFAPAYVRRAATRAYTSTLGIVHPQDPPAVRNLRLSPFHPRQAELGAVFGEVDGWELPLWYATNPPPEEIRSRDDWSARHWSPIAETEARQTRKRVAVYDLTGQTRIEVTGPASFLTGLTSSDVSQDGVTRTLLLDPAGGIRGDVTVARLAEDRFLVIGGPLDLDLLRRRAPAGVTVRDVTGGTCGLGVWGPRAPDLLRSLRSGGYLGMVPVTVLPLSAVGEPGAEIYTEAQYGLRLWDTIGEAGREAGLVAAGRLAYESLRIENGRRAWGVDLTGEDDPYQAGLEALVRPGARPATLPDRRLASLRIEDTGEVPLGGEPVYAGGFVVGHVTSAAYGWTAGAPIALAWLPAALSVPGTQVEIGYFDRRLLATVAAEPLVEPMENKRG